TGTGTCTCACTTGGTGGAACGGGTCTCGGGCTGCGACTTTGTGACTACTTGCCCATGCCTAGTTGCTGGGCTTTTTGATACACCTTGCCTTCGGTGAGTAGTGATGGGGCCACCACCACGTCCACCTGCTGCATTTCCTTAATCGTGCGGGCACCCAGCGTGCCCATGGATGTTTTCAAGCAGCCCAGCAGGTTGTGGGTGCCGTCATCCAGCTTGGCCGGCCCACGCAGGATTCTTTCCAGGGTCCCTGTGCTGCCGACGTTGATGCGCGTGCCGCGGGGAAGCACAGGGCTGGGTGTGGCCATGCCCCAGTGGAAGCCGCGGCCTGGCGCTTCTTCCGCCCGCGCGATCGGCGAGCCGATCATCACGGCATCGGCGCCACAGGCAATGCATTTACAGATGTCGCCACCGGTCACGATGCCGCCATCGGCCACGATCGGCACATAGCGACCCGTTTCCTTTTGGAAGTCATCCCGGGCTGCGGCGCAGTCCGCGACCGCTGTTGCCTGAGGAATGCCGACGCCAAGCACGCCGCGGGAGGTGCAGGCGGCGCCAGGGCCAATGCCCACCATCACGCCGGCAGCACCAGCACGCATCAGCTGTAGCGCCACGTCGTAGGTGACGCAGTTGCCGATCACCACGGGAACACCCATGTCACGGCACAGCGCCTCGAGATCAAGGGTTTCCTGTCCTTCGGGGCCAATGTGGTTGGTGGAGACCACTGTGGCCTGAACAAAGAACAGGTCGGCACCGGCTTCCGCGATGGCTTTGCCAAAGCGCATGGCCGCCACAGGGGTGCCGCTCACCGCTGCGATGCCTCCCTGGGCCTTGACGTCCTGGATGCGCTTGCGGATCAACGCTTCCTGGACAGGCTGGCTGTAGATCTCCTGCATCAGAGGCACGAACTCGTCCTTGCCCACAGCGGCGATGCGGTCAAGAACGGTGTTCGGATCTTCGTAACGGGTCTGTACGCCTTCGAGGTTGATCACGCCGAGAGCGCCCAGCTGAGACAGCTTCACGGCCATGCCAACGTCCACAACGCCATCCATGGCGCTGGCGATGATCGGAATCTCGCGGTTGATTCCCCCGAGGCTCCAGCTGGTGTCGGTCACTTCCGGATCAACGGTCCGGCCGCCGGGCACCAAGGCGATTTCGTCGATGCCGTAGGCCCGACGTACAACCTTTGAGCGTCCGAGCTGAATGTCCACCGCAGGATTTAACAGAGTTTGATCAAACTACCAATCGGTGCTTCCTGCTCTGCCCGGTCGAGGCCCTATCCCTTGCCGCCTCCGCGGATGCTGTTCCAGATGTCCTGAAGGTTGCGGGAGACCTTCTTGCGCTCATCGCTTTTCACCAGTCGCGTCGCGGCATACCAGGCGGAATAAATTGCTCCGACCAGCTGGAACATGCGCGGTGCGAGGGGCACGGTGGCAATGGCATCGAGGATGCCCCCATAGATCCTCAGGGTGAGGATCAGCCCGATCAGAACGCCAACCAGAACCAGGGGCTGGCGCAGGCTCTGCCACCACTCCACAAGGTTGTTGGCTTCCCAGAAGTCTTTGATCCGTCCCGAAAGCATCTCCCATTCGCCGCCGCTCTCGTCGCTGGCTCCACTCGGCGCCTGCGCCGGCACTTGGACGCGTTCTGCGATCGAAGGGGTTGGCGGGCTGGGCTGAGCCGCTGGGGCTGATGCCTGCGCAGCTGGTGCCGGCTTGCTTGTCGACGGGGCTGGAGGCTCTGCCTTTGGCTGGTTCTCTGGGGTCGCAGCCGCTTCGCTCGCGCTGGCGTCTGATGCCGTGGGTTCGTTTGGGGTGATTTCTTTCTCAGAGGTGGCGATCACCGCGTCCGTTTCCGTGTTGACCGCTGCCTTGGAAGTTGCGCTGACCGCGCCTGCTTCAGCTGCGTCGCTGCTGATGGTGTCCTCGGTGCCCTTGATTTCCGGGGAGTTGTCGGACGACATCGTCTTCAGATCACACAGCGACGCCAAAGCGTAAGGGCAGGATCCGGAATCGAACTGTGTCGACAGCAAAAGGAGACGTGAAGACTGTTCTCAGGTGGCCCATCCGCGATAAACTGAAAAGCGGTATTTAGGTCTTGTATGGCGGATCCAATGGGGCCCGGCGGCGGCGGTCCCGGAGATTCGGACGATCGGATCATCCAGACGGATCTGCGCAACGAGATGTCGCGCTCGTACCTCGAGTACGCGATGAGCGTGATCGTGGGTCGGGCCCTGCCCGATGCCAGGGATGGCCTCAAGCCGGTGCACCGTCGCATCCTGTACGCGATGTACGAACTGGGTTTAACCAGCGATCGTCCGTACCGGAAATGCGCCCGTGTGGTCGGTGAAGTGCTGGGTAAGTACCACCCCCACGGCGACACCGCTGTCTACGACGCTCTGGTGCGCATGGCGCAGAGCTTCTCTATGTCGATGCCCCTCATCGATGGGCACGGAAACTTTGGCTCGGTGGATAATGACCCACCTGCTGCCATGCGATACACCGAATCGCGGCTGCAAGCGCTCACTACCGACAGCCTCCTTGAAGACATCGAGGCCGAGACCGTCGACTTCATCGACAACTTCGATGGATCGCAGCAGGAACCGACGGTGCTGCCGTCACGGATTCCTCAGCTGCTGCTCAATGGATCTGCCGGCATTGCTGTCGGCATGGCGACCAACATTCCGCCTCACAACCTCGGTGAGCTGATCGCCGGACTGTTGGCTCTGATCGAAAATCCCGAGCTCGACGATCAGGAGCTGATGACCCTGATTCCTGGTCCTGACTTCCCCACCGGCGGTCAGATCCTCGGTCGCACCGGGATCCGCGAGACCTACCTCAGTGGTCGCGGCTCCGTGACCATGCGTGGTGTCGCAGAGATCGAAACCATTGAGGCGACGGGCCGTCCTGACCGGGACGCCGTGATCATCACCGCGTTGCCGTACCAGACCAATAAGGCGGCGATGATCGAGCGCATCGCCGAAATGGTCAACGACAAGAAGCTCGAGGGCATCTCCGACATCCGCGATGAGAGTGATCGCGACGGCATGCGCATCGTGGTGGAGCTGCGCCGCGATGCCTACCCGCAGGTGGTGCTCAACAACCTCTACAAACTCACGCCCCTGCAGAGCAACTTCAGTGCCCACATGCTGGCGCTGGTGAACGGTGAGCCGATCCTGCTCACCCTGCGCAAGATGCTCGAGGTGTTCCTCGACTTCAGAGTCGAAACCATTGAGCGACGCACGCGCTACCTGCTGCGCAAGGCCGAGGAGCGTGATCACATCCTTCTCGGTTTGTTGCTGGCCCTTGATCAGCTGGATCCGATCATTGCGCTGATCCGTGCGGCATCCGACACGGCGACGGCAAAACAGCAGCTGCAAGACCGCCACGGACTCACGGACATTCAGGCGGACGCCATCCTGCAGATGCAGTTGCGGCGTCTCACTGCTCTCGAAGCCGACAAGATTCGCCTCGAGCATGAGGATCTTGTCTCCAAGATCGCCGACTACAAAGACATCCTTGGCAGGCGTGAGCGTGTGTTCGGCTTGATTCAAGACGAACTTGCTCAGCTCAGGGATCGCCATGCCGTGCCGAGGCGCACGGAAATCCTCGACCTCGGTGGTGGGCTGGAAGACATTGATCTGATCGCGAACGAGCGTTCCGTCGTTCTGGTCACCGAAACCGGTTACCTGAAGCGGATGCCGGTGAGTGAATTTGAAGCCACCAGCCGAGGCACGCGTGGCAAGGCCGGAACGCGCAGCCAGGGCGAAGACGCGGTCAAGCTGTTCATTGGCTGCAACGATCACGACACTCTGCTGCTGTTCAGCGACCGGGGTGTGTCTTATGCCCTGCCGGCTTATCGGGTTCCCCAGTGCAGCCGAGCCGCAAAGGGCACGCCCGTGGTGCAGCTCCTTCCCATCCCCAGAGAGGAGGCGATCACATCCCTGTTGGCTGTGTCTGAGTTCAACGACGACACCGATCTGCTGATGCTCACCAGCGGTGGCTTCATCAAGCGCACGCGCTTGTCGGCTTTCAGCAACATCCGCTCCAACGGTCTCATTGCGATCAACCTTGAGGACGGAGACGCACTCACCTGGGTGAGGCTGGCGGTTCCTGGCGACAGCGTGCTGATCGGGTCTAAGGCTGGAATGACCATCCATTTCCGCCTCAGTGACGATGAACTTAGGCCGCTCGGACGCACCGCCCGTGGCGTGCGCTCGATGAATCTCCGTGATGGCGATGCGCTGGTGAGCATGGACGTCTTGCCCGTTGAACTGGCGGATCAGGTGGCCGCCAGCAACGATGACGATGACGATGCCGCCAGTGAAGGTCCCTGGGTGCTGGTGGCCTCGGCCGCTGGTCTGGGCAAACGGGTCCCTGTGACGCAGTTCCGCCTTCAAAAACGTGCTGGTATGGGCCTGCGGGCGATGAAGTTCCGCACGGATGCCGATGAATTGGTGGGCCTGCGGGTGCTTGGTGCCGGCGAAGAGCTGTTGTTGGTGAGCGAGAAGGGAGTGATTGTGCGCACCAGTGCCGATGCCATCCCTCAGCAGTCCCGTGCAGCCACCGGCGTGCGTCTGCAAAAGCTCGACAAAGGCGATCGCTTGCTCAAGGTGGTGCTCGTGCCACCGCAGGCAGAAGGCGACGATGCCGATGCAGACGATGGCGTTGATGTGGACGCTGATGCTGATGCTGTTGCCGCACCGGAGACGAACGCTGATGCACAGGACAGCTGACCTTGGATGAGCCGGTTGATGTGCTGGTGCTGGGGGGCGGTCCTGCTGCCCTCTGCATTGCTTCGGAATTGAACCAACGGGGGGTGGCTGTTGCCGGCATCGCCCCGGAACCGGTCGACGATCCCTGGCCGAACACCTACGGCATCTGGGCCGATGAACTCAAAGCGGTGGGGCTTGAGCAACTGCTGGAGCACCGCTGGATCGATACCGTCAGTTATTTCGGCGAAGGCGGCTCAACGGCTCAGGACCAGAGCCATGCCCATGGGATCGACTACGGCTTGTTCGATCGGGCGGCATTGCAGCGCTACTGGCTGGAGCGGGCTGATGGTGTGGTCTGGCGTCAAGACACGGCCGAACGGGTGGAGGTGCGACGTGCAATCACCCATGTCAGTTGCGGGTCGGGAACGACGTTGCAGGCGCGCTTGGTGATCGATGCCTCGGGCTCGCGCACGCCCCACATTCGCCGCCCGGATCAGGGGCCGGTGGCGGGCCAGGCGGCTTACGGCGTGGTGGGACGCTTCTCCAAGCCTCCGATCGAGGCGGGTCGGTTTGTGCTGATGGACTACCGCTGCGATCACCTCAGTGACGAGCAGCACCACGAACCGCCGACGTTTTTGTATGCGATGGATCTCGGCAATGGCGTGTTCTTCGTGGAAGAAACTTCCCTCGCCTTGGCCCCCGGGGTTCCCTACGACGTTCTCAAGCAACGGCTGCAGCAGCGCTTGGATCAACGCGGTGTGCAGATCACCGAGGTGATCCATGAGGAGTTCTGCCTCTTTCCGATGAACCTGCCGCTGCCGGATCGCCGTCAGCCTGTGTTGGCCTTCGGTGGTGCGGCAAGCATGGTGCATCCCGCCTCGGGCTACATGGTGGGATCGCTGTTGCGACGGGGGCCCGGCTTGGCTCAGGCACTGGCCGAGGCTCTTACGAATCCTGCCTTGGGTTCAGCGGCCTTGGCACAACGGGGTTGGCAGGCGCTCTGGCCCATCGAGCTGGTGCTTCGTCATCAGCTCTACCAATTTGGACTGGGGCGGTTGATGGGTTTCAACGAAGCGCTTTTGCGCACCCATTTCGCCACCTTCTTCTCCCTGCCGAGAGAGGAATGGTTTGGCTTCCTGACGAACACCTTGCCTTTGCCGCGCTTGATGGGCGTGATGCTGCGCCTGTTTGCGTTGTCTCCCTGGGAGTTGCGCAGAGGTTTGGTGTTGGGAATGCCGGCAACGAAGCTATAACTGTTGAATCGCTTCAAGTGGCCCATTGAACTGTCTAGTCGTTGAAGTCATTTGCAGGTCTGTGTTGGTTGAAGTCGGCACTAGTTGACAATGTTGTGAAAAGCGGTTTTCACTTCGAACTTGCTGATTAATCTTTGTACTCCCTAGAGGAGTTTCAGATGACGGCGTCTTCCAGGTTGTTGTGGGGCGGATGTCTGCTGTTTGCTCTGTCTGCGTCCTGCAATCAGCTGGTTCTTGCTCAGTCTGTGGGCGAACCAGGTGTGGAGTCGGGTGAGTCGATCAGCGAAAATAAGAATTCATCGAACCCTCTAGATTTCGAGAAAAATGGAACATTGGGACCAGAAGGTCTCAGCTCTTCCTACCCAACCCTGATTGATTACAGAAATTTTAATACTGCCTTTTTGATTGGTAACGATGTTATCGAGATTCTGCAAAAACTTAATTTTGGTGCTGCTCAGGCCAATGATGGTGACTTTGGCTCAGAAGCTTCCAAGCTAGTCGATGAGCGTTATGTCAATCCTGGCCAAGTCCCTGAGGTGCCTTTTGGTTCAATGTTCGTGACGGGAGAAGGTAGCAATTTGCAGATTGGCCAATATCTACACTTTTCAACGCAATGTCAGGATTCACAAGCGAAGCCTGCTGGTTGCCCTTCCAAAGGTGAGATTAATCAATCTCCAGTCAGCTCAAATGACTACGTGGATGTCGGTGGGCAATTAACAATTTCTTACAGTGGAAATAATGTTGTGAATCGGGGGTTTCGAACCTTTGGAGGGAATGACGTTGTCTTAATCAGGACAACAGGTGATGTCAATATTGATGCTGACTTTGATTTGGGTGGTGGTAACGATCAGCTGAATCTGCAGGGGCTGATGACCGTTGGTTCGGATTTTATTGCTGGTAACGGTAACGACCAGATTGAGATGCCGGTTGGTAGTTACCTTGACGTTCGAGGTGACCTGATATTGGGTGATGGCCGGGATCGATTCATTTCCCGGGGCAAGATCAAGGTCGCTGGTGATTTAAATGCGGGCACTGGTGATGATCTAGTTGAGATTAGAGGAGAGAGTACTGTTGGCTATGGATCACTCATGGTTGAAGGCAGTGTTGAGCTTGGAGAAGGAAATGACACCTTCTTGCTCAAAGCCCCGCTGGATCTGCAGTACTCACCCTCTGAAATCAAAAAAAGATTGTTTTTTGATGTTGGTGATGATGTACTCGATGTGAGGCTCGCATCAACAAGGCTTTTGGTTGGTGCTGAAAGCGACAGAAAAGAGAAAAATTATAATATTAATTTCGGCGAAGGAAATGATACCTTGATTAATAAGGGGGATGTTTTTAGTGGTTGGGGGATTGTCTTCAATGGAGGAGATGTTGACGATCAAAGTGGTGAGTGGGGCGATTTAATCATTAATTATGAGAACGCAAAAATTTCCACTTATGCAGGAATCAATTTCAGTGGAAGTGGCCGTGGGACGATCGATAATCGGGGAACCATTGAGGTTGGCCTGGATCAAGCGAGGCAGATTATTTTTGGCGTAGGTAATGACCGAATCATCAATCGCAATGGTGGCGTCATCAATGTCAAAGGCAACATCAGAATGGGTGATGGTGATGATCTGATACTCAATGATGGCGTCATGGCTGCCACAAGAGGCATTGACATGGGTTCCGGCAATGACATGGTCAGGCTTGGAGGTGAATGCTTTTCATCAGATGGCAAATTCAGTCAATGCATCACGCTTGACAATGGTCAGTTTGTTGATGGAGGTGCTGGACGCGATACGCTCGAATTCAGTGATTCAAGTTTTTCGAGTAATATCCCTTTTGGCGTTGATGCATCTCAGCCGTCATCGTTCAGTCTTCAGCTGATTAATGCTGCTGTTATTTCGGATCGGTTCGTCAATTTCGAAAATCTGATTCAAGGTGAAGGCCGCTATCAATATGAGGGAGATTTTTCGAGCAATTTTGAAAGCGTTGTTGTCCGTAATGGTATTTTTGTTGCGAGTGAGAAGTCTCCAGCAACGTTTGAAAATCTCGTGTTGGAGTCCGATGGCACAATCATTGTTGGCATGATCAATTCGGGGTCTGATAGTGATGATCAGGCGCCGATTGTTGTTACGGGTGAAAAGGGATTTGTGTATTCCTCTGGAAGTTTCGTCATTAGTGCTGATCAGCAAGATGATCCAGAGGGCTCTTATTTTGTAATACAAGGTAATGTGATAAATGCAAAGGCTCTTGCTGCCAATGTGTCACTTGTGTATGACTGTGATTTGGACAATGCAGATTGCACTCAGCAACAGTTTTCAGGGCTCGGTCCGGAGAATGGTGTTGATTCTGCGTTGAGAGATGTCTATCTCGAAGAAGGGTCGCTGCAAATTGTTGTCGAACCTAAAGAATCCGCACCGTTTCCGATTAAGCCGGATCCGTTGCCTGGGTGTGATGTTGGTGATGATCTTTGTGATGTCATTAGCGATGTTGATGGTGATCAAGATGATGCAACTGATCAAGAGGAAGAGTCGTCGGCTGATGCGATCGATGGTTTGATTGATGGCTTGGTTGAGGATAAAATTGACCTGCCATTAATTAATTATGGAACTCTCGCCCGCCTAGTCACCAGTGGTTTGTTGCCGCGCAATGTGGATGCGCCGGGGCGGAGCTTGTTCAACTACAACAATTTGCTGGTGGACACGGTGTTCGAACGGTTGCCGTTGCGCCAGTTCCAGCCTGTTGAGGTGTCGGCGGTGGTGAACGAGGAGGCAGTGATGGAGGAGCCTGCGCCGGTGGCTGAGCCTGTATGTGGCTTGTGGAGCCAGCAGCCGGGCATGCAAGAGGAGCAGGTGCAAGCGTTTGTGGGCCAACAGATTGCGCAAGCTGAGGAGTTGGTGGAGACGTCGATCGCGATGGAGATCGATGCTGTGGGTTATGTCGAGGATCCATCGCTGACGGCGCAATACGCCAACCGAGATGGTGTGCGGGCTTGGTATCGCGGCTTTGGTGGTGATTTGGGCCCCACCACAACATCAACGCTCTATGGCGATTACAACGCCAGTGCCAGCGGCATGGTTCTGGGCGCGGATGTGTCGATTGGATCGAACGTGCAGATCGGCGCCTTCGCCAACTATGGCGATGTGTCGCTCTATCAGTTTTCTGGTGAGACCGGTTCGGGTGCCTGGAGTCCCACTGGGTGGGGCGGGGGCGTGACCGCCGACTGGTGGAGTGACAATTTCTATGTACAGGGTCTGATCTCGGCGTCGAGTTTTTCGGGCAGCCAGTCGCGCAACATCATTGCGATCAATGAGCAGTTAGGTGATGACACCGCGCGTGGCGAGAAGAACGTCACCAGCTATGCCTACGCCCTGCGGTTGGGAGCACCGTTCCAGAGCGGCAGTCTGCTGCTGGAGCCGCAGTTCACCGCGGCCTGGACGCAGAACCGGGAGAGCGGTTTCAAGGAGAACGGAGCGAATCAGCTGAACCTGCGCTACAGCAATCGCACCACTAATTTTCTGCAGACGGAACTGGGCATGAGGCTGGCGTTGCCGATCAAGAGCGGCGAGCGAGGTGAATGGGTGCCGAATCTGCGTGTGGCCTGGCTGGGTGATTGGGATATGAGTAATGAGGATCAATCGATTGGCTATGTCTTCACCGACAAAACAGTTGGTGTGGCACCGCTGGAAAACGATCAGAACGGTGTGCTGATTGAAGCGGGCTTGGATTACACGATGGCCAACATCAACAGCGGTTCCTGGAAGCTGTATGTGCGTGGTGGCGCTGAGGTGTGGGGCGGCGAGCGGGGAACGGACTGGCGCGCCAGCGGCGGCATGACCTGGCAGTTCTGATGTCGTGCTCCCCGTTTGAGGGGAGCTGGATGCGTGCGGATGGTTAAGGGCTGACCCTGGCCCAATCCGCCGGCTGAATCATTGGGAATAGGGCATCTTCCCGTTCCAGTTCATCCAGCCAGCCCTCCGGAAGATCCTCGCGGCCTTCGATGGCCGCCATCAAACGCCAGAAACGCTGGAGGTGACGTTCGATGCGTTCCTTCGCCAGTTCTGTGGTGGTCCCCGCTCTCAGGATGAAGCTCCAGTCGGATGACTGCGCTAGCAGCAGTTCGCGCCCCGCCTGATGGAGCAGGCGCAGATCCACTTCGCTGCCGACACCGCGGCTGCAGCGCTCCACCATGGCGCGACCAGCCCGGCTCCATTCAGGAATGATCCAGGCATTGGTTTCGTTGAGCCAGTAATCGTGAAAACCACCGCGTCCCCAGCTGGAGGGACAGGGATTGCACAGTTGCAGATTGGGTTGAGCACTCAGCACGCTGCGCAAGCTGGTGAAGCGAATGCCTTCGCTGGGTCCCTGACGGAACAGTTCCGCCAGGAAGCGGGGACCTTCGAACCACCAATGGCCAAAGAGTTCAGCGTCAAAAGGTGCCACCAGCAGGGGTTCGATGGCCATGCCGGCCTGCAACCGATCCAGTTGTTGGCGTCGGCCCTGTAGGAAATGCTGGGCATGCTCGCGGGTACGCTCCAGCGCCCTTTGGGGTTGGTAGGGCTGCTTGTCATCAAGCCCGCCGCTGGGATCGCTGACGCGGTGCAATTTCAGGCCAAGGGGTCTACCGGTGGGTAGCCCTTCGGAAGCAATGGTTTCCGCCGGGAGATCCCAGCCAAGGTCCCGGTGAAATTCCCGATACCAGGGGTCTCCTGGATAGCCATCTTTGGCAGACCACACCGGGAGCGTCGCGTCGCTGTCACGACCAAAAAAGGCCACCCCCTGACGGCTCACGATCGGGGCATACACCCCGTAGCGCGGTCGAGGGTCGGCATGGAGAAGACCATGGCCATCGAGCACG
This region of Synechococcus sp. NOUM97013 genomic DNA includes:
- a CDS encoding GuaB3 family IMP dehydrogenase-related protein — translated: MDIQLGRSKVVRRAYGIDEIALVPGGRTVDPEVTDTSWSLGGINREIPIIASAMDGVVDVGMAVKLSQLGALGVINLEGVQTRYEDPNTVLDRIAAVGKDEFVPLMQEIYSQPVQEALIRKRIQDVKAQGGIAAVSGTPVAAMRFGKAIAEAGADLFFVQATVVSTNHIGPEGQETLDLEALCRDMGVPVVIGNCVTYDVALQLMRAGAAGVMVGIGPGAACTSRGVLGVGIPQATAVADCAAARDDFQKETGRYVPIVADGGIVTGGDICKCIACGADAVMIGSPIARAEEAPGRGFHWGMATPSPVLPRGTRINVGSTGTLERILRGPAKLDDGTHNLLGCLKTSMGTLGARTIKEMQQVDVVVAPSLLTEGKVYQKAQQLGMGK
- a CDS encoding CAAD domain-containing protein, coding for MSSDNSPEIKGTEDTISSDAAEAGAVSATSKAAVNTETDAVIATSEKEITPNEPTASDASASEAAATPENQPKAEPPAPSTSKPAPAAQASAPAAQPSPPTPSIAERVQVPAQAPSGASDESGGEWEMLSGRIKDFWEANNLVEWWQSLRQPLVLVGVLIGLILTLRIYGGILDAIATVPLAPRMFQLVGAIYSAWYAATRLVKSDERKKVSRNLQDIWNSIRGGGKG
- the gyrA gene encoding DNA gyrase subunit A: MADPMGPGGGGPGDSDDRIIQTDLRNEMSRSYLEYAMSVIVGRALPDARDGLKPVHRRILYAMYELGLTSDRPYRKCARVVGEVLGKYHPHGDTAVYDALVRMAQSFSMSMPLIDGHGNFGSVDNDPPAAMRYTESRLQALTTDSLLEDIEAETVDFIDNFDGSQQEPTVLPSRIPQLLLNGSAGIAVGMATNIPPHNLGELIAGLLALIENPELDDQELMTLIPGPDFPTGGQILGRTGIRETYLSGRGSVTMRGVAEIETIEATGRPDRDAVIITALPYQTNKAAMIERIAEMVNDKKLEGISDIRDESDRDGMRIVVELRRDAYPQVVLNNLYKLTPLQSNFSAHMLALVNGEPILLTLRKMLEVFLDFRVETIERRTRYLLRKAEERDHILLGLLLALDQLDPIIALIRAASDTATAKQQLQDRHGLTDIQADAILQMQLRRLTALEADKIRLEHEDLVSKIADYKDILGRRERVFGLIQDELAQLRDRHAVPRRTEILDLGGGLEDIDLIANERSVVLVTETGYLKRMPVSEFEATSRGTRGKAGTRSQGEDAVKLFIGCNDHDTLLLFSDRGVSYALPAYRVPQCSRAAKGTPVVQLLPIPREEAITSLLAVSEFNDDTDLLMLTSGGFIKRTRLSAFSNIRSNGLIAINLEDGDALTWVRLAVPGDSVLIGSKAGMTIHFRLSDDELRPLGRTARGVRSMNLRDGDALVSMDVLPVELADQVAASNDDDDDAASEGPWVLVASAAGLGKRVPVTQFRLQKRAGMGLRAMKFRTDADELVGLRVLGAGEELLLVSEKGVIVRTSADAIPQQSRAATGVRLQKLDKGDRLLKVVLVPPQAEGDDADADDGVDVDADADAVAAPETNADAQDS
- the crtL gene encoding lycopene beta cyclase, producing the protein MDEPVDVLVLGGGPAALCIASELNQRGVAVAGIAPEPVDDPWPNTYGIWADELKAVGLEQLLEHRWIDTVSYFGEGGSTAQDQSHAHGIDYGLFDRAALQRYWLERADGVVWRQDTAERVEVRRAITHVSCGSGTTLQARLVIDASGSRTPHIRRPDQGPVAGQAAYGVVGRFSKPPIEAGRFVLMDYRCDHLSDEQHHEPPTFLYAMDLGNGVFFVEETSLALAPGVPYDVLKQRLQQRLDQRGVQITEVIHEEFCLFPMNLPLPDRRQPVLAFGGAASMVHPASGYMVGSLLRRGPGLAQALAEALTNPALGSAALAQRGWQALWPIELVLRHQLYQFGLGRLMGFNEALLRTHFATFFSLPREEWFGFLTNTLPLPRLMGVMLRLFALSPWELRRGLVLGMPATKL
- a CDS encoding autotransporter outer membrane beta-barrel domain-containing protein, translated to MTASSRLLWGGCLLFALSASCNQLVLAQSVGEPGVESGESISENKNSSNPLDFEKNGTLGPEGLSSSYPTLIDYRNFNTAFLIGNDVIEILQKLNFGAAQANDGDFGSEASKLVDERYVNPGQVPEVPFGSMFVTGEGSNLQIGQYLHFSTQCQDSQAKPAGCPSKGEINQSPVSSNDYVDVGGQLTISYSGNNVVNRGFRTFGGNDVVLIRTTGDVNIDADFDLGGGNDQLNLQGLMTVGSDFIAGNGNDQIEMPVGSYLDVRGDLILGDGRDRFISRGKIKVAGDLNAGTGDDLVEIRGESTVGYGSLMVEGSVELGEGNDTFLLKAPLDLQYSPSEIKKRLFFDVGDDVLDVRLASTRLLVGAESDRKEKNYNINFGEGNDTLINKGDVFSGWGIVFNGGDVDDQSGEWGDLIINYENAKISTYAGINFSGSGRGTIDNRGTIEVGLDQARQIIFGVGNDRIINRNGGVINVKGNIRMGDGDDLILNDGVMAATRGIDMGSGNDMVRLGGECFSSDGKFSQCITLDNGQFVDGGAGRDTLEFSDSSFSSNIPFGVDASQPSSFSLQLINAAVISDRFVNFENLIQGEGRYQYEGDFSSNFESVVVRNGIFVASEKSPATFENLVLESDGTIIVGMINSGSDSDDQAPIVVTGEKGFVYSSGSFVISADQQDDPEGSYFVIQGNVINAKALAANVSLVYDCDLDNADCTQQQFSGLGPENGVDSALRDVYLEEGSLQIVVEPKESAPFPIKPDPLPGCDVGDDLCDVISDVDGDQDDATDQEEESSADAIDGLIDGLVEDKIDLPLINYGTLARLVTSGLLPRNVDAPGRSLFNYNNLLVDTVFERLPLRQFQPVEVSAVVNEEAVMEEPAPVAEPVCGLWSQQPGMQEEQVQAFVGQQIAQAEELVETSIAMEIDAVGYVEDPSLTAQYANRDGVRAWYRGFGGDLGPTTTSTLYGDYNASASGMVLGADVSIGSNVQIGAFANYGDVSLYQFSGETGSGAWSPTGWGGGVTADWWSDNFYVQGLISASSFSGSQSRNIIAINEQLGDDTARGEKNVTSYAYALRLGAPFQSGSLLLEPQFTAAWTQNRESGFKENGANQLNLRYSNRTTNFLQTELGMRLALPIKSGERGEWVPNLRVAWLGDWDMSNEDQSIGYVFTDKTVGVAPLENDQNGVLIEAGLDYTMANINSGSWKLYVRGGAEVWGGERGTDWRASGGMTWQF
- a CDS encoding glycoside hydrolase family 57 protein, translating into MAPGALALVLHAHLPYVRAEEAHSLEEDWFFQALIECYLPLLETLETAAADPQQAPELTMGVSPTLLSLLSDRTLQQRFPAWMEARLSLLKQTPDNRKVAAEHLADSFQRHLSSWHQCEGDLIGRFAALQRQGVLDLLTCGATHGYLPLLREHPEAVRAQLRTAVREHHRLLGERPLGIWLPECAYYEGLDRWMRDAGLRYAVLDGHGLLHADPRPRYGVYAPIVSRQGVAFFGRDSDATLPVWSAKDGYPGDPWYREFHRDLGWDLPAETIASEGLPTGRPLGLKLHRVSDPSGGLDDKQPYQPQRALERTREHAQHFLQGRRQQLDRLQAGMAIEPLLVAPFDAELFGHWWFEGPRFLAELFRQGPSEGIRFTSLRSVLSAQPNLQLCNPCPSSWGRGGFHDYWLNETNAWIIPEWSRAGRAMVERCSRGVGSEVDLRLLHQAGRELLLAQSSDWSFILRAGTTTELAKERIERHLQRFWRLMAAIEGREDLPEGWLDELEREDALFPMIQPADWARVSP